Genomic window (Streptomyces yatensis):
CGGCGCTGGCCGACGACCCCGGCGGGGGCCGCGGCGGCGTCCTCCAGGTCGGGGGCTTCCTCCTCGTCGGACGCCGATCCGGCCGCCTCGGCCTTGGCGGTCGCGGCGCGCTTGGCCTTGACCCGCTTGGCCAGCGCCTTCATCTTCGGGTCGCGCTCCTTCAGATCGGCGACCAGCGGGGTCGCGATGAAGATCGAGGAGTACGCACCGGCGGCGAGGCCGACGAAGAGCGCCAGGGAGATGTCGTTGAGCATGCCGGCGCCGAGCAGACCGCCACCGATGAACAGCAGCGCGCCGACCGGCAGCAGCGCCACGATCGTGGTGTTGATGGACCGCACCAGGGTCGAGTTGAGGCTGCGGTTGGCGATTTCGCTGTAGGTGAAGCGGGTCTGCTTGGTGAGGTCCTTCGACGCTTCCTTGAGACCGTCGAAGACCACGACGGTGTCGTAGAGCGAATAACCGAGGATCGTCAGCAGACCGATCACGGTGCCCGGAGTGACCTCGAAGCCGACCAGTGCGTAGACACCGACGGTGATGGTGAGGTCGTGGATCAGGGCGATCAGGGCGGCC
Coding sequences:
- the secF gene encoding protein translocase subunit SecF, with the protein product MSRLGTLGARLYRGEVGYDFVGKRKIWYGISILITITAIVGLAVRGLNMGIEFSGGAVFTTPSTKVSASDLRQTAEDASGGHTVVVQELGRGGLRIQISELGTKEALPVQENLAKELGVKTSKIDTQLVGPSWGEQIASKAWQGLAIFMVLVVIYLAIAFEWRMALAALIALIHDLTITVGVYALVGFEVTPGTVIGLLTILGYSLYDTVVVFDGLKEASKDLTKQTRFTYSEIANRSLNSTLVRSINTTIVALLPVGALLFIGGGLLGAGMLNDISLALFVGLAAGAYSSIFIATPLVADLKERDPKMKALAKRVKAKRAATAKAEAAGSASDEEEAPDLEDAAAAPAGVVGQRRQPASRNRGRGRPSGKRR